One region of Cyanobium sp. M30B3 genomic DNA includes:
- the leuS gene encoding leucine--tRNA ligase, with translation MSESTRYQPQAIEERWQQHWRAEAADATPEPGAAGAPPFYALSMFPYPSGNLHMGHVRNYVITDVIARVQRMRGCNVLHPMGWDAFGLPAENAAIERGVDPGAWTDRNIAAMRTQLQRLGLSIDWGREVATCHADYYRWTQWLFLQFLEAGLAYQKEATVNWDPIDQTVLANEQVDGEGRSWRSGALVEKRKLRQWFLKITAYADQLLDDLPRLEGWPERVRTMQANWIGRSSGAELTFPVVDADGHDSGERITVFTTRPDTIFGASYVVLAPEHPLVASLTTAEQAIHVEAFCDLVARQSEQERTADDKPKRGVPIGAMVRNPANGELIPLWIADYVLADYGTGAVMGVPAHDQRDFVFAQQYELPVRQVIIPEGSDEHAYEGGAWTEPGVLIHSGRFDGLPSGEAKAAITAAAEAEGWGQARTTYRLRDWLISRQRYWGCPIPVIHCDSCGVVPVPAEQLPVELPRDVAFSGKGGSPLAQLESWWQVDCPCCGKPARRETDTMDTFMCSSWYFLRYSDPHNTAQPFGREAVDAWLPVDQYVGGIEHAILHLLYSRFFTKVLRDRGLLGFDEPFARLLTQGMVQGITYKNPHSGKYIAPADVADPSDPRDPLTGEVLEMFYEKMSKSKHNGVDPAVVIDRYGADTARMFILFKAPPEKDLEWDDADVEGQFRFLQRLWRLVDGAVARGLSLGLPAADGPDLTGSAAAVLDPAALTPAERQLRRAVHTAIAAVSDDLEGELQFNTAVAELMKLSNAMGEHLAQASEPVAREALRSLLVLLAPFAPHLAEELWSQLGGQASGSVHRQRWPEPDPAALVRDTVPLVIQVKGKVRGNLEVPADADRATLEKLALESEIAAKWLEGKAPSRVIVVPGRLVNLVP, from the coding sequence GTGAGCGAGAGCACCCGCTACCAACCCCAGGCCATCGAGGAGCGCTGGCAGCAGCACTGGCGGGCCGAGGCGGCCGATGCCACCCCGGAGCCCGGAGCCGCTGGGGCCCCACCGTTCTATGCCCTGTCGATGTTCCCCTATCCCTCGGGGAATCTGCACATGGGCCATGTGCGCAACTACGTGATCACCGATGTGATCGCCCGGGTGCAGCGGATGCGCGGCTGCAACGTGCTCCATCCGATGGGCTGGGATGCCTTCGGTCTGCCGGCCGAGAACGCGGCCATCGAGCGCGGGGTGGACCCGGGCGCCTGGACCGACCGCAACATCGCCGCGATGCGGACCCAGCTGCAGCGGCTGGGACTCTCGATCGACTGGGGCCGCGAGGTGGCCACCTGCCACGCCGATTACTACCGCTGGACCCAGTGGCTGTTTCTGCAGTTCCTGGAGGCCGGCCTGGCCTATCAGAAGGAGGCCACCGTCAACTGGGATCCGATCGATCAGACGGTGCTGGCCAATGAACAGGTGGACGGCGAAGGGCGCTCCTGGCGCTCCGGGGCCCTGGTGGAGAAGCGCAAGCTGCGCCAGTGGTTCCTGAAGATCACCGCCTACGCCGACCAGCTGCTCGACGACCTGCCCAGGCTCGAGGGCTGGCCGGAGCGGGTGCGCACCATGCAGGCCAACTGGATCGGCCGCAGCAGCGGCGCCGAACTCACGTTCCCGGTGGTGGACGCCGACGGACACGACAGCGGCGAGCGGATCACCGTGTTCACCACCCGCCCCGACACGATCTTCGGAGCCTCCTATGTGGTGCTGGCCCCCGAGCATCCCCTGGTGGCCTCGCTCACCACGGCCGAGCAGGCGATCCACGTGGAGGCCTTCTGCGATCTGGTGGCGCGCCAGAGCGAGCAGGAGCGCACCGCCGACGACAAACCCAAGCGCGGCGTGCCGATCGGCGCCATGGTGCGCAACCCGGCCAACGGCGAGCTGATTCCCCTGTGGATCGCCGACTACGTGCTGGCCGACTACGGCACCGGCGCCGTGATGGGGGTGCCGGCCCACGACCAGCGCGACTTCGTGTTTGCCCAGCAATACGAACTGCCGGTGCGGCAGGTGATCATCCCCGAGGGCAGCGACGAGCACGCCTACGAGGGCGGCGCCTGGACCGAACCCGGCGTGCTGATCCACTCCGGCCGCTTCGACGGCCTGCCCAGCGGCGAGGCCAAGGCGGCGATCACCGCGGCGGCCGAGGCGGAGGGCTGGGGCCAGGCCCGCACCACCTACCGCCTGCGCGACTGGTTGATCTCGCGCCAGCGCTACTGGGGCTGCCCGATCCCGGTGATCCATTGCGACAGCTGCGGCGTGGTGCCGGTGCCGGCCGAGCAGCTGCCGGTGGAGCTGCCCCGCGACGTGGCCTTCTCCGGCAAGGGCGGCTCTCCCCTGGCCCAGCTGGAGAGCTGGTGGCAGGTGGACTGCCCCTGCTGCGGCAAGCCGGCCCGGCGGGAGACCGACACCATGGACACCTTCATGTGCTCCAGCTGGTATTTCCTGCGCTACAGCGATCCCCACAACACGGCCCAGCCCTTCGGCCGCGAGGCGGTGGATGCCTGGCTGCCGGTGGACCAGTACGTGGGCGGCATCGAGCACGCCATCCTGCACCTGCTCTATTCGCGCTTCTTCACCAAGGTGCTGCGCGACCGGGGGCTGCTGGGCTTCGATGAGCCCTTTGCGCGCCTGCTCACCCAGGGCATGGTGCAGGGCATCACCTACAAGAACCCCCACAGCGGCAAGTACATCGCCCCGGCCGATGTGGCCGATCCCAGCGATCCCCGCGATCCGCTCACCGGTGAGGTGCTGGAGATGTTTTACGAAAAGATGTCGAAGTCGAAGCACAACGGCGTCGATCCGGCCGTGGTGATCGACAGGTACGGCGCCGACACGGCGCGGATGTTCATCCTGTTCAAGGCACCGCCGGAAAAAGACCTGGAATGGGACGACGCCGATGTGGAGGGCCAGTTCCGCTTCCTGCAGCGCCTCTGGCGCCTGGTGGATGGGGCCGTGGCCCGGGGCCTGAGCCTGGGCCTGCCTGCTGCTGACGGGCCTGACCTGACTGGGAGTGCCGCAGCGGTGCTGGATCCAGCTGCTCTCACCCCGGCAGAGAGGCAGCTGCGCCGGGCCGTGCACACCGCCATCGCCGCCGTCAGCGACGACCTGGAGGGCGAGCTGCAGTTCAACACCGCGGTGGCGGAGCTGATGAAACTGAGCAATGCCATGGGCGAGCACCTGGCGCAAGCCAGCGAACCGGTGGCGCGGGAAGCGCTGCGCAGCCTGCTGGTGCTGCTGGCACCCTTTGCGCCCCATCTGGCCGAGGAGCTCTGGAGCCAGCTTGGCGGGCAGGCCAGCGGCAGCGTGCATCGCCAGCGCTGGCCCGAGCCCGACCCCGCGGCCCTGGTGCGGGACACCGTGCCGCTGGTGATCCAGGTGAAGGGCAAGGTGCGCGGCAACCTGGAGGTGCCCGCCGACGCCGACAGGGCCACCCTGGAGAAACTGGCCCTGGAGAGCGAGATCGCCGCCAAGTGGCTGGAGGGCAAAGCGCCTAGCCGGGTGATCGTGGTGCCGGGGCGCCTGGTGAATCTGGTGCCCTGA
- a CDS encoding DUF1995 family protein, which yields MLPADLRSAEAQALEALLAALPSQARGRWSVDWRFEGLRLLPVALRLAVALQDAGQTLRLVFADAGAAALARRDAPELAGGIVDFRGQMRQAAERAAGDGGESRQAHPLLVAVAPSPPDYADFEQLCAGHAGSVVMLNGSLEDAAVGIGSVARERRRGFLSQWQPAYALQPLDGAALRFAFPGPWELYRQDPDGFRLAATFAQRPDLEMQMAALAGEGGAGLAGNLRVLDAFVEGLRN from the coding sequence ATGCTTCCCGCCGATCTGCGCAGCGCCGAGGCCCAGGCCCTGGAGGCCCTGCTCGCCGCCCTGCCCAGCCAGGCCCGCGGCCGCTGGAGCGTGGACTGGCGCTTCGAGGGGTTGCGCCTGCTGCCGGTGGCCCTGCGCCTGGCCGTCGCCCTGCAGGATGCGGGCCAGACCCTGCGGCTGGTGTTCGCCGATGCCGGCGCTGCCGCCCTGGCACGCCGCGATGCCCCCGAGCTGGCCGGTGGGATCGTGGATTTCCGTGGCCAGATGCGGCAGGCCGCCGAGCGGGCCGCGGGGGATGGGGGGGAGTCCCGGCAGGCGCACCCCCTGCTGGTGGCGGTGGCGCCCTCCCCGCCCGATTACGCCGATTTCGAGCAGCTCTGCGCCGGCCATGCCGGCTCCGTGGTGATGCTCAACGGCAGCCTGGAGGACGCCGCCGTGGGCATCGGCAGTGTGGCCCGCGAACGCCGGCGGGGGTTCCTCTCCCAGTGGCAGCCCGCCTACGCTCTGCAGCCCCTGGACGGGGCGGCCCTGCGCTTCGCCTTTCCCGGCCCCTGGGAGCTCTACCGCCAGGATCCCGACGGGTTCCGCCTGGCCGCCACCTTTGCGCAGCGGCCCGATCTGGAGATGCAGATGGCAGCGCTCGCCGGGGAAGGGGGTGCAGGCCTGGCCGGCAATCTGCGGGTTCTGGATGCCTTTGTCGAAGGGCTGCGCAACTGA
- the dacB gene encoding D-alanyl-D-alanine carboxypeptidase/D-alanyl-D-alanine-endopeptidase, with translation MRRRCLPLLLALAVLQPGAVLAQVSIPPADPSRFEPSTVANLPPPPAAVGLPMLQNQLACGALQQRLQGSLAAASGSWSVTVADARGRLLADYNGTLPRVPASNQKLVSTAFALDRLGPDYRLSTRLWQLPDGNLRLTGEGDPDLALPQLQRFAMLALGSGGSRGSGGPAVRLELAEEPRQEWWPSGWHPADRSYAYGAPITRLAVTSNAIHDAVANPPSRLQALLQRSMEQQGGRAQIAMVSARTPLPADAVVLHEELSAPMHNLLSLANSDSHNFTAEVLMRQAAGTWDLGQARIRTSQWLFAQSLPMQGVRIADGSGLDRANRLTSRFLTALLLRMDQHPYGRNYLASMAVAGQRGSLRNLYKGSSLEGRFYGKTGTLTGVRSISGILLTNDGPRYVSTIGIGSSNPNTVIGQVLRTVQNTSLCPI, from the coding sequence ATGCGCCGCCGCTGCCTCCCCCTGCTCCTGGCCCTTGCCGTGCTCCAACCCGGAGCGGTGCTGGCCCAGGTGAGCATCCCCCCGGCTGACCCCTCCAGGTTCGAGCCCTCCACGGTGGCCAACCTGCCGCCGCCGCCCGCCGCCGTCGGTCTGCCCATGCTGCAGAACCAGTTGGCCTGCGGTGCCCTGCAGCAGCGGCTGCAGGGCTCCCTGGCTGCGGCCAGCGGCTCCTGGAGCGTCACGGTGGCCGATGCCCGCGGCCGGCTCCTGGCCGACTACAATGGCACCTTGCCCCGGGTGCCGGCCTCCAACCAGAAGCTGGTGAGCACGGCCTTCGCCCTCGACCGGCTCGGCCCCGACTACCGGCTCTCCACCCGTCTCTGGCAATTGCCGGATGGCAACCTGCGGCTCACCGGTGAGGGGGACCCCGACCTGGCCCTGCCCCAGCTCCAGCGTTTCGCCATGCTGGCCCTCGGTTCCGGTGGCAGCCGCGGCTCCGGTGGCCCTGCCGTGCGGCTGGAGTTGGCCGAGGAGCCGCGCCAGGAGTGGTGGCCCAGCGGCTGGCACCCGGCGGATCGCAGCTATGCCTACGGTGCGCCGATCACCCGCCTGGCGGTCACCAGCAACGCCATTCACGACGCTGTGGCCAATCCCCCCTCCCGCCTCCAGGCGCTGCTGCAGCGCTCGATGGAGCAACAGGGTGGCCGGGCGCAGATCGCCATGGTCTCGGCCCGCACCCCCCTGCCGGCAGATGCGGTGGTGCTGCATGAGGAGCTGTCAGCGCCGATGCACAACCTGCTCAGCCTGGCCAACAGCGACAGCCATAACTTCACGGCCGAAGTGCTGATGCGCCAGGCGGCCGGCACCTGGGATCTGGGCCAGGCTCGGATCCGCACCAGCCAATGGCTGTTTGCCCAGTCCCTGCCGATGCAGGGGGTGCGGATCGCCGATGGCAGCGGCCTCGACCGGGCCAACCGGCTCACCAGCCGCTTTCTCACGGCCCTGCTGCTGCGCATGGATCAGCACCCCTACGGCCGCAATTACCTGGCCTCCATGGCCGTGGCCGGCCAGCGGGGTAGCCTGCGCAACCTCTACAAAGGCAGCAGCCTTGAGGGGCGCTTCTATGGCAAGACCGGCACCCTCACCGGGGTGCGTTCGATCAGCGGCATCCTGCTCACCAATGACGGCCCCCGCTACGTGAGCACGATCGGGATTGGCTCCAGCAACCCCAACACGGTGATCGGGCAGGTGCTGCGCACTGTGCAGAACACCAGCCTCTGCCCGATCTGA
- a CDS encoding cysteine desulfurase: protein MAAPAGIYLDASATTPPAAAVLAEMADLQARAWANPSSLHGYGLAAAEVLERARWRCAAVLGCSPEELVFTSGGTEAIHLALLGHGATVDPGRLLISAVEHPATVAAAAQLGRQGWQVRQLPVDRLGRLELQALQEALEPPTRLVSLIWGQSEVGTLQQLEPIGELCHRAGVPLHVDAVQVVGHRPVDFSALPVDLLSLAAHKLQGPRGIGALLVRRGMALLPLLAGGGQEGGRRAGTEPVVLAAGLARALELSQQADPAILAGLRDGLLQALLELEGVRLSGPDPRSHPGQRLPHHLSVLVADPAGRALSGRALVRELWREGYALSSGSACSSTGSTASAVLRAMGFGEAEAASGLRLSLGPWLSPDDLVGVAPALERARQRLAATP from the coding sequence ATGGCCGCGCCGGCGGGGATCTACCTGGATGCCAGTGCCACCACCCCCCCGGCGGCAGCGGTGCTGGCGGAGATGGCCGACCTGCAGGCCCGGGCCTGGGCCAACCCCTCGAGCCTGCATGGCTACGGCCTGGCGGCGGCTGAGGTGCTGGAACGGGCCCGCTGGCGCTGTGCCGCCGTGCTGGGCTGCAGCCCCGAGGAGCTGGTGTTCACCTCCGGCGGCACGGAGGCGATCCACCTGGCCCTGCTGGGCCATGGCGCCACCGTGGATCCGGGCCGCCTGCTGATCTCCGCCGTGGAGCACCCCGCCACGGTGGCAGCCGCCGCCCAGCTGGGGCGTCAGGGCTGGCAGGTGCGGCAGCTGCCGGTGGATCGCCTCGGCCGCCTCGAACTCCAGGCCCTGCAGGAGGCGCTGGAGCCCCCCACCCGGCTGGTGTCGCTGATCTGGGGCCAGAGCGAGGTGGGCACCCTGCAGCAGCTGGAGCCCATCGGCGAGCTCTGCCACCGGGCCGGCGTTCCCCTGCACGTGGATGCGGTGCAGGTGGTGGGCCATCGGCCCGTGGATTTCTCGGCCCTGCCGGTGGACCTGCTCAGCCTGGCGGCCCACAAGCTCCAGGGGCCCCGGGGGATCGGGGCCCTGCTGGTGCGGCGGGGGATGGCGCTGCTGCCCCTGCTGGCTGGCGGCGGCCAGGAGGGTGGCCGGCGGGCGGGCACGGAGCCCGTGGTGCTGGCCGCCGGCCTGGCCCGGGCCCTGGAGCTCAGCCAGCAGGCGGATCCGGCCATCCTGGCCGGACTGAGGGACGGCCTGCTGCAGGCCCTGCTGGAGCTGGAGGGCGTACGCCTGAGCGGGCCCGATCCCCGCAGCCATCCCGGCCAACGCCTGCCCCATCACCTCAGCGTGCTGGTGGCGGACCCGGCTGGTCGTGCCCTCAGCGGCCGCGCGCTGGTGCGGGAGCTGTGGCGCGAGGGCTATGCGCTGAGCAGTGGTTCCGCCTGCAGCAGCACCGGTTCGACCGCCAGCGCGGTGCTCCGGGCCATGGGCTTCGGCGAGGCGGAAGCCGCCTCTGGCCTGCGGTTGAGCCTCGGGCCCTGGCTCAGTCCCGATGATCTGGTGGGGGTGGCGCCAGCCCTGGAGCGGGCCCGCCAGCGGCTGGCAGCGACCCCGTAG
- a CDS encoding diaminopimelate epimerase, with protein sequence MLQFSKYQGLGNDFLMVDGRTAGNDDWLGLTPERIQRLCDRRFGIGADGVILALPPRAGGELRMRIFNADGSEPEMCGNGIRCLARFLADSDGDQPGRSWQIETLAGRIVPELQPEGTVRVDMGAPFLQPEQVPTTLATGPDGIPQGELEAAGARFSVGAAGMGNPHVVIPVADLADVDLERFGAALEVHPAFPARTNVHFVQVLSPDHLRMRVWERGAGPTLACGTGACATLVVCHRLGLADRSARLDLPGGPLWIDWDAASDHLFMTGPAEAVFDAVVTPKLWGEVDVDQPEPLAAAPEAMAAASGASPAIDCATIDCATIDCATVCVNGCIQPEACASAEARQRVEALLNSSSLDDLVALATNSLEARTRARFERDTGLGG encoded by the coding sequence GTGCTCCAGTTCAGCAAGTACCAAGGCCTGGGAAACGATTTCCTGATGGTCGACGGCCGCACGGCCGGCAACGACGACTGGCTCGGTCTCACGCCGGAGCGGATCCAGCGGCTCTGTGACCGGCGCTTCGGCATCGGCGCCGACGGCGTGATCCTGGCCCTGCCGCCCCGGGCCGGCGGCGAGCTGCGCATGCGCATCTTCAATGCCGACGGCAGCGAACCGGAGATGTGCGGCAACGGCATCCGCTGCCTGGCCCGCTTCCTGGCCGACAGCGATGGGGACCAGCCGGGTCGCAGCTGGCAGATCGAGACCCTGGCGGGTCGGATCGTGCCGGAGCTGCAGCCCGAAGGCACGGTTCGGGTGGACATGGGCGCACCCTTTCTGCAACCCGAACAGGTGCCCACCACCCTGGCCACTGGCCCGGACGGCATCCCCCAGGGGGAGCTGGAGGCGGCGGGGGCGCGCTTCAGCGTGGGGGCCGCCGGCATGGGCAATCCCCACGTGGTGATCCCGGTGGCGGACCTGGCCGACGTGGACCTGGAGCGTTTCGGGGCGGCGCTGGAGGTGCACCCCGCCTTCCCGGCGCGCACCAACGTGCACTTCGTGCAGGTGCTGAGCCCCGACCACCTGCGGATGCGGGTGTGGGAACGGGGTGCCGGCCCCACCCTGGCCTGCGGCACCGGCGCCTGCGCCACCCTGGTGGTGTGCCACCGGCTGGGCCTGGCCGACCGCAGTGCCCGCCTCGACCTGCCCGGTGGCCCCCTCTGGATCGACTGGGATGCAGCCAGCGACCACCTGTTCATGACCGGTCCGGCTGAGGCCGTGTTCGACGCCGTGGTGACCCCGAAGCTCTGGGGGGAGGTGGATGTCGACCAGCCCGAGCCGTTGGCGGCCGCTCCTGAAGCCATGGCCGCCGCCAGCGGCGCATCCCCCGCGATCGACTGCGCCACGATCGACTGTGCCACGATCGACTGCGCCACCGTGTGCGTGAACGGCTGCATCCAGCCCGAGGCCTGCGCCTCGGCCGAGGCCAGGCAGCGGGTGGAGGCCCTGCTCAACAGCAGCTCCCTCGACGACCTGGTGGCCCTGGCCACCAATTCCCTCGAGGCACGCACCCGGGCCCGCTTCGAGCGCGACACCGGCCTGGGCGGCTGA
- a CDS encoding DUF4330 domain-containing protein, producing MAADSTQGSPRRWSLVDLGAAVAVVLAAGGVIWSPKLSGAVAKATGALVPVTVTVDVRGVPVADPAALIAAAREEGKVAIVIRNQPHGTVKIASINPLPRRLVSLQPNGQVVTAADPNQANFSTLDARLQLEGQGRKVGGGVVFGNQNIKVGAPVEIEGEGFRVNGSVTGIAIGRG from the coding sequence ATGGCAGCTGATTCAACCCAGGGATCTCCGCGGCGCTGGAGCCTGGTGGATCTCGGTGCCGCCGTCGCCGTGGTGCTCGCTGCCGGTGGCGTGATCTGGAGCCCCAAGCTGTCCGGCGCGGTGGCCAAGGCCACCGGTGCGCTGGTGCCGGTCACCGTAACTGTGGATGTGCGGGGGGTTCCCGTTGCCGATCCTGCCGCCCTGATCGCAGCGGCGCGCGAGGAGGGCAAGGTGGCGATCGTGATCCGCAACCAGCCGCACGGCACCGTGAAGATCGCCTCGATCAATCCCCTGCCCCGCCGTCTGGTGTCCCTTCAGCCCAATGGCCAGGTGGTCACTGCGGCCGACCCCAACCAGGCCAACTTCAGCACCCTGGATGCCCGCTTGCAGCTGGAAGGCCAGGGCCGCAAGGTGGGCGGCGGTGTTGTCTTCGGCAACCAGAACATCAAGGTGGGAGCGCCTGTGGAGATCGAGGGCGAGGGCTTCCGCGTGAATGGTTCGGTCACCGGTATCGCCATCGGCAGGGGTTGA